Within Burkholderia diffusa, the genomic segment GCGCACGACCCGCAAGGTGCTGCTGACCGACGCGGGCCGGTTGCTCGTCACTGAAGCGCGACAGACGCTCGAGCAGGCCGAGCGCGCGAAGACGGTGGTGCAGCGCGCGGCACGCGGCGAAACGGGCGTGGTGCGGATCGGCTTCGTCGGCAATGCGGTCGCGACGGGGCGGCTGTCCGACGATCTGACCGCGTTTCACGCGGCCTGGCCGGAGGTGACGCTCGACCTGCACGAAATGGCGCCGGCCGCGCAGCAGGACGCCATCCTGGCGGGCCGCCTCGACATCGGCTATTGCCCGGCCTTCGGCGTGGCATTCGATCCGAAACTGGCCGTGCGGACGGTCGGCAGCTGGGCCTGGGACGTGATGATGAGCGACCGGCACGCGCTCGCGAAGCGGCGCTCGGTGAGCGTCGCGGCGCTGACGGACGAACCGTTCATTTTCTATGCGGCCGACGGCGACGACGAAGGGCAGCTTGCGATCCTGCGGCGGGTGCTCGGCCGGACGCCGCGCATCGCGCACAAGGTGAGCAGCACGCTGTCCGTGCTCGCGTTGACGGGGGCCGGTCTCGGCGTGGCGCTGGTGCCGGCGCCGCTCAGCCGGATCGCGGCGCCGAATGTCGTGTATCGGAAACTCGCGGGCGACGTGCCGGGCTCCGAACTCGTCGCGCTCAGCCGGATCGGCGGGGAATGGGGAGCGGTACGGGAGTATCTGGCGATGCTGGGCGGGCGCGCCGCGTAAGCGTTGCGGCCCGCGCCGGCATCACTGCGTCATTCCTCGTCCATCAACCGGACCTTGACCCGCTTGCCCTTGATCTTCCCCGCATTGAGCTTGCGCAGCGCATCGCGCGCGACGCCGCGCTCGATCGCGACGTAGGTCGAGAACTCGGTCACGTTGATCTTGCCGATCTGCTTGCCGTCGAATCCGGCGTCGCCGGTCAGCGCGCCGAGCACATCGCCCGGACGGATCTTGTCCTTGCGCCCGCCGAGGATCTGCAGCGTTTCCATTGGCGGCAGCAGCGTGTCGTTGCTGGCCGGCTTCAGTTCCGCGAGCGGATGCCATTCGACCTCGCGCTTCTGCGCCTGCTCGATCGCGCCGACGCGCCCCATCTCGTCCATGCTGGCGAGGCTCAGCGCCCAGCCTTCCTGATCGGCGCGGCCGGTGCGGCCGATGCGGTGCACGTGCACTTCGGGGTCAGGCGTCACGTCGACGTTGATCACCGCCTCGAGCTGGGCGATGTCGAGCCCGCGTGCGGCGACATCGGTCGCGACCAGCACCGAGCAGCTGCGGTTCGCGAACTGGATCAGCACCTGGTCGCGTTCGCGCTGTTCGAGTTCGCCGTGCAGCGCGAGCGCGTGGAAGCCCTGTGCGTGCAGCACGTCGAGCAGGTCGCGGCATTGCTGCTTGGTGTTGCAGAACGCGATCGTGCTCACCGGCCGATAGTGGTTCAGCAACTGGCCTACTGCGTGCAGCCGCTCGGTTTCCGTCACTTCGTAGAAGCGCTGGCGGATCTTGCTGTCGTCGTGCCGCTCCTCGAGCTTCACTTCCTTCGGATTGCGCAGGAACTGCTGGCTCAGCTTCGCGATGCCGTCCGGATAGGTCGCCGAGAACAGCAGCGTCTGGCGCGTCGTCGGGCACATCCGCGCGACCTTCGCGATGTCGTCGAAGAAGCCCATGTCGAGCATCCGGTCGGCTTCGTCGAGCACGAGCGTGTTCAGCGCATCGAGCTTCAGGTTGCCACGGTCGAGGTGATCCATGATGCGGCCCGGCGTGCCCACGACGATGTGCGCGCCGTGCTCGAGGCTCTGCGCCTGCGGGCGCATCGGCGTGCCGCCGCACAGCGTCAGCACCTTCACGTTTTCCTCCGCGCGCGCGAGGCGACGCACTTCCTGCGCGACCTGGTCGGCGAGCTCGCGCGTCGGGCACAGGATCATCGCCTGCACGTCGAAGCGGCGCGCGTCGAGGCGCGCGAGCAGCGCGAGCGAGAACGCCGCGGTCTTGCCGCTGCCCGTCTTCGCCTGCGCGATGAGGTCCTGGCCGGCCAGCGCGATCGGCAGGCTCGCGGCCTGGATCGGCGTCATGTCGACATAGCCGAGCTGCGCGAGGTTCGCGAGCGTGGCGGGCGTCAGCGGCAGTGCGCTGAACGGCGTGGCGGTCGATTGAGTCATGTCAGGAGAGATCTCCGAGGTAAGGGCGGCCTTCCATCTGTTCGTAGAGGACGTTGCCTTCATCGTCCTCGAAGCGTTCGAGATAGTTGCGTGCGCCGCACAGCGGGCAGCGGAACAGCAGCCCCTGGCCTTCGTCCTTGATGACGACGTCGGACGTTTCCCACTGCGTGCCGCAGCTCTGGTTTCGGCAGGTAAACACGGTCTTTCTCCAGCTGAATTCGGTTGGTGGCGCGCCCGGCGGGCGCGGCAACGGCGTGCGGCGCTCGCGCGGCTGGGCGCGGGCCGCACCGGCGGTCGCTTGGACCGCGTCGATGCGGATGGTGGATCGGGTGGCGACGGCGTCGCGCGTGCCCGCAATTCTAGCGGATGCGGGGGGCCGGCAGTGGGCGATGCGGCGCGCGCCGGCCGGCTTCGGACGAGCGTCCTTGCGGGGCCGGTGGAGGCGCCACCGGCGAGTGCGCGCGGCACCGCCCGCGCCCGCCATGAAAAACGGCCGCCCCGAAGGGCGGCCGTGCGATGCGAAACGGGGCCGGACGCGTTACAGCGCCATGTCGGCCGATGCCTTCGCGGGGCGCGCCGGGGCGGTGCCCGTCGCCTGCGACGGCGCCGTCAGGTCGATCTTCGGCGGCGGCGAGAGCTGCAGCACGTCGCTCGTGTAGGTCCATTCCTCGACGACCTTCGCCGGGCTGTCGTTCAGCTTCGTGCCGTAGCTCGGCACGATCTGGCGGATCTTCTGCTGCCATTCGGGCGTCGCGACCTTGTCCTTGAATACCTTCTGCATCAGGTTCAGCATGATCGGCGCGGCCGTCGACGCGCCCGGCGATGCGCCGAGCAGGCCCGCGATGCTGCCGTCCTGCGAGCTGACGATCTCGGTGCCGAGCTTCAGCACGCCGCCCTTCTTCGGGTCGCGCTTGATGATCTGCACGCGCTGGCCGGCTTGCCACAGGCGCCAGTCTTCCTTCTTCGCGTCGGGGAAATATTCCTTGAGTGCGTTGAAGCGGTCGTCGTCGGACAGCATCAGCTGGCCGGCGAGGTACTGGACGAGCGGAAACTCGTCGATGCCGACCCGCATCATCGGGGCGACGTTGTGCACGTTGGTGCTCTTCGCGAGGTCGAAGTACGAGCCGTTCTTCAGGAACTTGGTCGAGAACGTCGCGAACGGCCCGAACAGGATGATCTTCTTGCCGTCGATGATCCGCGTATCGAGGTGCGGCACCGACATCGGCGGCGAGCCGACCGACGCCTTGCCGTACGCCTTCGCGAGGTGGCGCTTCACGACCTCGGGGTTGTCGGTCACGAGGAACGAACCGCCGACCGGGAACGCGCCGTAGTCCTTCGCCTCGGGGATGCCCGAGGCCTGCAGCAGGTGCAGCGCACCGCCGCCCGCGCCGATGAACACGAATTTCGCGTCGACGGCCTGCGGCGGTTCATCCGAATGCAGCTTCACCCACGACACGTGCCACGTGCCGTCCGCGTTGCGCGAGATCTCGCGCACTTCGCTCGACAGCGACAGCGTGAAGTTCGGCTGCGTCTTCAGATAGCCGACGAACTGGCGCGTGATCTCGCCGAAGTTGACGTCGGTGCCGATCGGCGTCCACGTTGCCGCGACCTTCTGGTTGCGGTCGCGGCCTTCCATCATCAGCGGCACCCACTGCTTGATCTGGTCGTAGTCTTCCGAATACTGCATCCCCCGGAACAGCGGGCTCGCCTGCAGCGCGTCGTAGCGCTTCTTCAGGAAGCGGACGTTGTCGTCGCCCCACACGAAGCTCATGTGCGGCGTCGAGTTGATGAACGAGCGCGGGTTCTTCAGCACGCCCTGCCGGACCTGCCAGGCCCAGAACTGGCGCGAGATCTGGAACGACTCGTTGATCTCGATCGCCTTCGAGATGTCGATCCTGCCGTCCGCCTTCTCCGGCGTGTAGTTCAGTTCCGCGAGCGCCGAGTGGCCGGTGCCCGCGTTGTTCCAGCCGTTCGAGCTTTCCAGCGCGACGCCGTCGAGGCGTTCGACCATCGTCATCGACCAGTCGGGCTGAAGCTCGTGCAGCCACACGCCGAGCGTCGAGCTCATGATGCCGCCGCCCACCAGCAGGACGTCGACCTTCTTCGTATCGGCGGCATTCGCGGACGACGCCGCGACGCACAGCGCGAGCGCCGACAGTATTACCCGTAACGTTTTGATCACAGCAGATCCCTTTTTCAACTTGGATGCATCGGTTTGCCATGCCGCCCGGCCGATGCGGATTCGCGTTCGGCCCGCGCATCCGGAGATCCGGACCGCGAATCCGGAATTCCGGACCGGCCGCGTTCGCCGTTGCATTTGCGCACGCGACGCCGTTGCGAAGGACACCTTCGGATCGGCTTCATGCGGTGGCGCAATCGCGTGCTTCACGGTCGTGCCGCGCGCGCGGGCCCGTGCCGCAGGCCTCGCCGGACGCGGCTTCAGGCTGCGTCGAAAGAGGCTGCGCGCGATACGTTCCACGAGGGCGGGATGGCAAGGGGCGCGTAATATAACCGAACTCGATTGCCGTGTCCCACACGCGGAATATCCTTGTTTTCGTGGGGTTTTTTACGTGTCCGGGTTTCCGGAACGACGGTGCGCGGAACGGGAAAAAGGCGGGGGCAGGAGGGGCGCGACGCGCGCGAAATCGATACTTCATCCGGACCGCGGCGTTGCACCGCGATCCGGTTCCGGTCACGGCATCAGTTCGACGCACCGCTCCGGCAGAATTGCGCGTATCCCTGCGCCGAATTCGCGAAGCCATGCGCCTTCGCGAGTTCCCACGGGCGCTCGCATTGCTGCGTTCGTTCGCACCATGCGTAGCCTGCCGAACCGATGCAGCCGTGCGCATCGCGATCGCCGCCGACGAGCGGCGGCGCGGCTTGTCCGGCTTGCGCGGTCTGCGAGGCCGGGGTGTTCTGACCGGCGACATCGGGCGGAAGCGGGGAAGCAGGCTCAGTCGCGCACGCGCCCAATGCAAGCGCGCAGGCGACCATCGCGGCAATCGCTGCGGAACAAGTGAAAGGCTTCATACGGTAGCGCTCCATGGGATGAGGTTCGACGGCGGATGCCCGCGAACGGGTCCTTGAACGATTCGATCACGCATCCGGCACCGGCACGCGCGACGAGAACTTGACCTCGCGCAGCGCGAGGCTCGACTGGATCGACGACACGCCGGCCTGCTTCCTCAGCACGCGTTCGACGAAGTC encodes:
- a CDS encoding LysR substrate-binding domain-containing protein, producing the protein MDLRHLRYFLAVAEEGHFGRAAERLHIVQPALSAQIRALEEELGVTLFERTTRKVLLTDAGRLLVTEARQTLEQAERAKTVVQRAARGETGVVRIGFVGNAVATGRLSDDLTAFHAAWPEVTLDLHEMAPAAQQDAILAGRLDIGYCPAFGVAFDPKLAVRTVGSWAWDVMMSDRHALAKRRSVSVAALTDEPFIFYAADGDDEGQLAILRRVLGRTPRIAHKVSSTLSVLALTGAGLGVALVPAPLSRIAAPNVVYRKLAGDVPGSELVALSRIGGEWGAVREYLAMLGGRAA
- the dbpA gene encoding ATP-dependent RNA helicase DbpA is translated as MTQSTATPFSALPLTPATLANLAQLGYVDMTPIQAASLPIALAGQDLIAQAKTGSGKTAAFSLALLARLDARRFDVQAMILCPTRELADQVAQEVRRLARAEENVKVLTLCGGTPMRPQAQSLEHGAHIVVGTPGRIMDHLDRGNLKLDALNTLVLDEADRMLDMGFFDDIAKVARMCPTTRQTLLFSATYPDGIAKLSQQFLRNPKEVKLEERHDDSKIRQRFYEVTETERLHAVGQLLNHYRPVSTIAFCNTKQQCRDLLDVLHAQGFHALALHGELEQRERDQVLIQFANRSCSVLVATDVAARGLDIAQLEAVINVDVTPDPEVHVHRIGRTGRADQEGWALSLASMDEMGRVGAIEQAQKREVEWHPLAELKPASNDTLLPPMETLQILGGRKDKIRPGDVLGALTGDAGFDGKQIGKINVTEFSTYVAIERGVARDALRKLNAGKIKGKRVKVRLMDEE
- the mqo gene encoding malate dehydrogenase (quinone), with protein sequence MKKGSAVIKTLRVILSALALCVAASSANAADTKKVDVLLVGGGIMSSTLGVWLHELQPDWSMTMVERLDGVALESSNGWNNAGTGHSALAELNYTPEKADGRIDISKAIEINESFQISRQFWAWQVRQGVLKNPRSFINSTPHMSFVWGDDNVRFLKKRYDALQASPLFRGMQYSEDYDQIKQWVPLMMEGRDRNQKVAATWTPIGTDVNFGEITRQFVGYLKTQPNFTLSLSSEVREISRNADGTWHVSWVKLHSDEPPQAVDAKFVFIGAGGGALHLLQASGIPEAKDYGAFPVGGSFLVTDNPEVVKRHLAKAYGKASVGSPPMSVPHLDTRIIDGKKIILFGPFATFSTKFLKNGSYFDLAKSTNVHNVAPMMRVGIDEFPLVQYLAGQLMLSDDDRFNALKEYFPDAKKEDWRLWQAGQRVQIIKRDPKKGGVLKLGTEIVSSQDGSIAGLLGASPGASTAAPIMLNLMQKVFKDKVATPEWQQKIRQIVPSYGTKLNDSPAKVVEEWTYTSDVLQLSPPPKIDLTAPSQATGTAPARPAKASADMAL